One Hordeum vulgare subsp. vulgare chromosome 4H, MorexV3_pseudomolecules_assembly, whole genome shotgun sequence DNA window includes the following coding sequences:
- the LOC123446699 gene encoding uncharacterized protein LOC123446699: MSYYDRRGESSVLEAFTLSPLPYPVILILMMVTLLLGVSWFFSYEDFMEEASEQFSWILLGVPIALVLLIRWISSVDTFEGYFGFYPSESRWRGYPAAPSEGSSPWGVAMVVVLLLVLASFHSTFRDMWKP; this comes from the coding sequence ATGTCGTACTACGACCGGCGCGGGGAGTCGTCGGTGCTGGAGGCGTTCACGCTGTCGCCGCTGCCATACCCGGTGATCCTGATCCTGATGATGGTGACGCTGCTGCTGGGGGTGTCGTGGTTCTTCTCCTACGAGGACTTCATGGAGGAGGCGTCGGAGCAGTTCAGCTGGATCCTGCTGGGCGTGCCCATCGCGCTCGTCCTCCTCATCCGCTGGATCTCCTCCGTCGACACCTTCGAGGGCTACTTCGGCTTCTACCCCAGCGAGAGCCGCTGGAGGGGCTACCCGGCCGCGCCCTCCGAGGGCAGCTCCCCATGGGGCGTTGCCATGGTCGTCgtcctcctgctcgtcctcgccaGCTTCCACTCCACCTTCCGGGACATGTGGAAGCCTTGA